One Rhodoferax ferrireducens T118 DNA segment encodes these proteins:
- a CDS encoding restriction endonuclease subunit S, which yields MSGAATVTLSEFCATGSGGTPSRAQMERYYEGGTIPWIKSGELRETVINGAEEHVTDVALKESSIKLVPAGAILLAMYGATVGRLGILGIEATTNQAVCHIIPDPRIAVTRYVYHALSSQVPSLISMGVGGAQPNINQGIIKNLAIPLPAKPEQRRIAAILDQADALRAKRREALAQLDSLTQSIFIQMFGDPVSNPKGWPDATTLGQVANIASGVTKGRNLTGKVTRTIPYLAVANVQDKSLNLSAVKEIDATEDEIERYLLKWNDLLLTEGGDPDKLGRGTLWKNELPECIHQNHIFRVRVTSQAVTPLFLNWLVGSQRGKKYFLRSAKQTTGIASINMTQLRSFPLLLPPVELQRDFETIAEVVAEQHAIHSVSLAELEALFVSLQHRAFRGEL from the coding sequence ATGAGCGGTGCCGCCACAGTCACGCTGTCTGAGTTTTGCGCTACGGGTAGTGGCGGAACCCCGTCACGCGCTCAAATGGAGCGTTACTACGAGGGAGGCACTATTCCGTGGATAAAGTCCGGCGAACTGCGTGAGACAGTAATTAACGGCGCGGAAGAACATGTAACCGATGTCGCGTTGAAAGAGAGCAGTATCAAATTGGTTCCAGCCGGAGCCATTTTGCTTGCAATGTATGGCGCAACAGTGGGTAGGCTGGGGATATTAGGTATCGAGGCGACCACGAATCAAGCGGTCTGCCACATCATCCCAGACCCAAGAATTGCAGTGACTCGATACGTCTATCACGCATTGAGCAGCCAAGTTCCAAGTTTGATTTCGATGGGTGTCGGTGGGGCACAACCGAACATCAATCAGGGGATTATCAAAAATCTGGCGATTCCGTTGCCTGCCAAACCCGAACAACGCCGCATTGCGGCTATCCTGGACCAAGCCGATGCGCTCAGAGCCAAGCGCCGGGAAGCCTTGGCGCAACTGGACAGCCTCACGCAGTCGATTTTCATTCAAATGTTTGGGGACCCGGTCAGCAATCCCAAAGGCTGGCCTGACGCCACCACTTTGGGTCAAGTTGCAAACATTGCGTCTGGGGTAACAAAGGGCAGAAATTTAACTGGCAAAGTGACGCGGACTATCCCATATCTTGCCGTTGCAAATGTCCAAGATAAATCATTGAATCTGTCAGCCGTCAAAGAGATTGACGCAACAGAAGACGAAATTGAACGATACCTGTTGAAGTGGAATGATTTGTTGCTGACCGAGGGCGGCGACCCGGACAAATTGGGCCGTGGAACACTTTGGAAAAACGAGTTACCTGAATGCATTCACCAAAATCACATTTTCAGGGTGCGTGTGACCAGTCAAGCAGTAACCCCCCTTTTTCTGAACTGGCTTGTCGGTAGCCAGCGTGGAAAGAAGTATTTTCTCCGCTCTGCAAAGCAGACCACAGGTATTGCGTCAATCAATATGACGCAGCTTCGCAGTTTCCCCCTGCTGTTGCCCCCTGTTGAACTTCAACGAGATTTTGAAACAATCGCAGAAGTTGTGGCTGAACAACACGCCATTCACTCGGTATCGCTGGCCGAACTCGAAGCCCTCTTCGTCTCCCTTCAACACCGCGCCTTCCGGGGCGAACTCTGA
- a CDS encoding GmrSD restriction endonuclease domain-containing protein produces MQQQNIPIGTLVDMYKRGELRLPEIQRHYVWRGTRVRDLLDSLYRGYPSGSILMWETDEPVPTRDFAIAQETNAFAGRKLLLDGQQRLTSLTAVLNGVPVSVKGRKRPIDILFNLEHPEGPPVDVVEVDSDEESMVTPDDEVTDELEEVEDGDQGLQEKLSRRTFVVSARNLLSQPQWVSVSDVFGNANDAEILEKAGIESFRDPRFQKYSDRLKKLRAIKDYQYVVHVLERTMNYEEVTEIFVRVNSLGAKLRSSDLALAQITSRWPNLLKQLEEFQEECEKSWFTVELGQLVRAIVVFATHQCLFRTVAGTSVEKLKAGWEDAKEGLRFAINFLRTNAGIEDETLLSSPMFIHVLAVVSRVKDNKLTAEERNALLHWLLVANARGRYSRGSTESLLNEDLAIVFRTGNLSALMEPVKRQFGRLHVEANDLAGRGVNSPLFSLAYLALKASGAKDWYSGLGLSLTHQGKLHFIQWHHVIPKSLVKERGFETGEVNEIANMAFITGQTNRRISNKEATGYLADVVAKQGKEALESQCVPTDPELWATERYRDFLTMRREALAERMNAFIKEKAGQ; encoded by the coding sequence ATGCAACAACAGAACATTCCGATTGGTACGTTGGTAGACATGTACAAGCGCGGGGAACTACGTCTGCCTGAAATTCAGCGTCACTACGTCTGGCGCGGCACCAGAGTTCGTGATTTGTTGGACTCGCTGTATCGTGGCTACCCCAGTGGTTCCATCCTCATGTGGGAAACAGATGAGCCTGTGCCTACGCGAGACTTTGCCATCGCACAGGAAACCAATGCCTTTGCAGGTCGCAAACTGCTATTGGACGGCCAGCAACGCCTGACTTCCCTTACGGCTGTTCTTAACGGTGTGCCGGTTTCCGTCAAAGGGCGCAAACGCCCCATCGACATTCTGTTTAACCTGGAGCATCCAGAAGGCCCACCCGTTGACGTGGTTGAGGTCGACAGTGACGAAGAGTCCATGGTCACACCCGATGATGAAGTTACAGATGAATTGGAAGAGGTGGAAGATGGCGACCAGGGGCTGCAAGAAAAGTTGAGTCGTCGCACTTTTGTTGTCTCAGCACGCAACCTGCTGTCACAGCCTCAATGGGTATCAGTCAGTGATGTCTTCGGCAATGCCAACGACGCTGAAATCTTGGAAAAGGCTGGGATTGAATCCTTCAGGGACCCGAGATTTCAAAAGTATTCGGACCGGCTGAAAAAGCTGCGTGCCATCAAAGACTATCAGTATGTGGTGCATGTGCTGGAACGCACCATGAATTATGAAGAGGTCACCGAAATATTTGTGCGAGTGAACTCGTTGGGTGCAAAGTTGCGCTCATCCGACCTAGCGCTGGCGCAAATCACGTCACGCTGGCCCAACTTGCTCAAGCAACTGGAGGAGTTCCAGGAGGAATGCGAAAAGAGCTGGTTTACAGTTGAATTGGGTCAGCTTGTCCGTGCCATCGTGGTCTTCGCCACACATCAATGCCTATTTCGCACCGTGGCCGGCACTTCGGTGGAAAAGCTCAAAGCTGGCTGGGAAGACGCAAAAGAGGGACTGCGCTTCGCCATCAATTTCCTGCGCACCAATGCTGGCATTGAAGATGAAACGCTGCTGTCTTCTCCCATGTTCATTCACGTTTTGGCAGTCGTCAGCCGGGTAAAGGACAACAAGCTCACGGCTGAGGAACGTAACGCCTTGCTGCATTGGTTGCTGGTTGCCAATGCGCGGGGACGGTACTCACGCGGGTCAACAGAATCTCTGCTCAACGAGGACTTGGCCATCGTCTTCCGCACAGGCAACCTTTCTGCCTTGATGGAGCCTGTCAAACGTCAATTTGGACGCTTGCACGTTGAGGCCAATGACCTTGCAGGACGTGGCGTAAACAGTCCTCTCTTTTCGCTGGCGTATCTCGCATTGAAGGCTTCGGGTGCAAAAGATTGGTACAGCGGCCTGGGGCTGTCGTTGACCCATCAAGGCAAGCTCCACTTTATCCAGTGGCATCACGTCATCCCCAAGTCCTTGGTCAAGGAGCGTGGATTTGAGACGGGTGAGGTCAATGAAATCGCCAATATGGCCTTTATTACCGGGCAAACCAACAGGCGTATCAGCAACAAGGAAGCGACTGGCTATTTGGCTGATGTAGTGGCCAAGCAGGGAAAGGAAGCATTGGAAAGTCAATGCGTGCCAACCGACCCTGAGTTATGGGCCACCGAGCGGTATCGGGATTTTTTAACAATGCGACGTGAGGCGTTGGCTGAGCGCATGAATGCTTTTATCAAGGAAAAGGCCGGTCAATGA
- a CDS encoding DEAD/DEAH box helicase family protein: MSNFAFLQSEWSTLYGAAIKAEGMANTDARTSCFYARRTLELAVDWLYKHDPALRLPYQDHLSALIHEPSFKATAGDAVFTKAKLIKDLGNLAVHSTRKILPVDAVTATRELFHFCYWLARTYGQRARPAPDLRFVPALIPSASATATVPDPAPQSVDQLQKLEAELQARDEKLTVLLSNKAALDDELKQLREQVAAAKKANTAQPDTHDYCETETRDKFIDLLLKEAGWQLNAKNFEIEVSGMPNNQGVGYVDYVLWGDDGRPLGLVEAKRTRRDAKVGQQQAKLYADCLQAQYDQRPIIFYSNGYEHWIWDDASYPPRPVQGFFKKQELELLIQRRTNRKKLADAVINDDIVNRYYQHRAVRRIGETFELENQRKALLVMATGGGKTRVVVALSDVLTRCNWAKRILFLADRVALVKQAVNAFKTHLPDSSPVNLVSERHADGRVFVSTYPTMMGLIDDAADGQRRFGVGHFDLIIIDEAHRSVYQKYRAIFDYFDAMLVGLTATPKDEIDHNTYSLFDLESGVPTDVYGLDEAVAEGYLVPPRSISVPLKFQREGIKYKDLSEEEKEQWDALEWDEDGNVPDAVDSAALNKWLFNTDTVDKVLENLMSQGEKVAGGDRLGKTIIFAKNNAHADFIADRFNVNYPHYKGAFARVVTYKTEYAQSLIDEFSMKEGMPHIAISVDMLDTGIDVPEVVNLVFFKIIRSKTKFWQMIGRGTRLCLDLYGPGQNKQFFNVFDYCQNLEFFSLELPPDEGKNPVPLSTRLFRARLEMIAELDKRMAAGDHGATAQDAGSDDLTDGQLRGELAGFLHQQVAAMNLDNFVVRPRRKSVERFAKRDSWHSLDADAHTELSHEVADLPTALLDNDEEAKRFDMLVLRTQLSILKASTDFATLRERMQAIASALEEQEAIPAIKAQMVLIQSVASDEWWEDVTVAMLEAARKKLRALVKLIEKGKKNIVYTDFEDELGTGTTIMLPGVSTGMNLAKFKDKARQFLRAHESHLSLQRLRRNQPLTPSDLIELERMLVEAGGSTEVIEQAKEQSHGLGIFIRSLVGLDRETAKLAFSQFVVGTTATASQLEFINLIVEELTENGVMDPARLYDSPFTDINPQGPEALFLPARVTEMVRVLEEIRERAVA; the protein is encoded by the coding sequence ATGAGCAATTTCGCCTTCCTCCAGTCTGAATGGTCCACCCTGTACGGAGCGGCCATCAAGGCTGAAGGAATGGCGAACACGGATGCCCGCACCTCCTGCTTTTACGCCCGGCGCACGTTGGAGCTGGCGGTGGATTGGCTCTACAAGCATGACCCTGCACTGCGCCTGCCGTACCAGGACCATCTGAGTGCCCTGATTCACGAACCCAGCTTCAAGGCCACGGCGGGTGACGCGGTATTCACCAAGGCCAAGCTCATCAAAGACCTCGGCAATCTGGCCGTGCACAGCACCCGCAAAATTCTGCCGGTGGATGCCGTCACCGCCACCCGCGAACTGTTTCACTTTTGCTACTGGCTGGCACGCACCTATGGTCAGAGGGCCAGACCTGCTCCCGACCTGCGCTTTGTTCCAGCGCTGATTCCATCGGCATCTGCAACGGCAACTGTGCCTGACCCTGCACCACAGTCAGTTGACCAACTCCAGAAGCTTGAAGCCGAACTGCAAGCCCGTGACGAAAAACTCACTGTGCTGCTGTCTAACAAGGCCGCGCTGGACGACGAACTCAAACAATTGCGGGAGCAAGTGGCCGCCGCCAAGAAAGCCAACACGGCCCAGCCAGACACGCATGACTACTGTGAGACCGAAACCCGCGACAAATTCATTGACCTGTTGCTCAAAGAGGCTGGCTGGCAACTCAATGCCAAGAACTTCGAGATTGAAGTCAGCGGCATGCCCAACAACCAAGGCGTTGGCTACGTGGATTACGTCTTGTGGGGCGACGATGGCAGGCCGCTGGGGCTGGTGGAGGCCAAGCGCACCCGCCGGGATGCCAAGGTGGGCCAGCAGCAGGCCAAGCTGTATGCCGACTGCCTGCAAGCCCAATACGACCAGCGGCCCATCATCTTCTATTCCAATGGCTACGAGCATTGGATTTGGGACGACGCCAGCTATCCGCCACGCCCGGTTCAGGGCTTTTTCAAGAAGCAGGAATTGGAGCTGTTGATTCAACGCCGCACCAACCGCAAGAAACTGGCCGATGCGGTCATCAACGACGACATCGTCAACCGCTATTACCAGCACCGTGCCGTGCGCCGTATTGGTGAAACCTTTGAATTGGAAAACCAGCGCAAGGCCTTGCTGGTGATGGCCACCGGTGGCGGCAAGACCCGAGTTGTGGTGGCGCTGTCCGATGTGCTGACGCGCTGCAACTGGGCCAAGCGCATCCTGTTTCTGGCCGACCGGGTGGCACTGGTCAAACAGGCGGTCAACGCGTTCAAGACGCACCTGCCGGACTCGTCACCGGTCAATCTGGTGTCGGAGAGGCACGCCGATGGCCGGGTGTTTGTCTCGACTTACCCCACGATGATGGGGCTGATTGACGATGCGGCTGACGGCCAGCGCCGTTTTGGCGTTGGGCACTTCGACCTCATCATCATCGACGAGGCACACCGCTCGGTGTACCAGAAGTACCGCGCCATCTTTGATTACTTTGACGCCATGCTGGTGGGCCTGACCGCCACGCCCAAAGACGAGATTGACCACAACACCTACAGCCTGTTTGACCTGGAGAGTGGCGTCCCCACCGATGTATATGGCCTGGATGAAGCTGTGGCAGAGGGCTATCTGGTGCCACCCAGATCCATTTCAGTGCCGCTCAAGTTTCAGCGCGAGGGCATCAAGTACAAAGACCTGTCAGAAGAAGAAAAAGAGCAGTGGGATGCGCTGGAGTGGGATGAAGACGGCAACGTGCCCGATGCGGTGGACTCGGCCGCCCTGAACAAGTGGCTGTTCAACACCGACACCGTGGACAAGGTGCTGGAAAACCTGATGAGCCAGGGTGAAAAAGTGGCCGGTGGCGACCGCCTGGGTAAAACCATCATCTTTGCCAAGAACAATGCCCATGCCGACTTCATTGCAGACCGCTTCAATGTCAATTACCCACATTACAAGGGGGCGTTCGCCCGTGTGGTGACGTACAAGACCGAGTACGCACAGAGCCTGATTGACGAGTTCTCCATGAAGGAGGGCATGCCGCACATCGCCATTTCGGTGGACATGCTCGACACCGGCATTGATGTGCCGGAGGTGGTCAATCTGGTGTTCTTCAAAATCATCCGCTCCAAGACCAAGTTCTGGCAGATGATTGGCCGAGGCACGCGCTTGTGCCTCGACTTGTATGGTCCGGGACAGAACAAACAATTTTTCAATGTCTTCGACTATTGCCAGAACCTGGAGTTTTTCAGCTTGGAGCTGCCGCCGGACGAGGGCAAAAACCCTGTGCCGCTGAGCACCCGCCTGTTCCGGGCGCGGCTGGAGATGATTGCCGAGCTGGACAAGCGGATGGCTGCGGGCGACCATGGGGCAACGGCCCAAGACGCAGGTAGTGACGACCTGACCGATGGGCAGTTGCGTGGTGAGCTGGCTGGCTTTCTGCACCAGCAGGTCGCGGCCATGAACCTGGACAACTTTGTAGTGCGGCCCCGGCGCAAGTCGGTGGAGCGGTTTGCCAAGCGGGATTCGTGGCATTCGCTTGATGCGGATGCACATACCGAGTTGAGCCATGAGGTGGCGGACCTGCCCACAGCCTTGTTGGACAACGACGAAGAAGCCAAACGCTTTGACATGCTGGTGCTGCGCACCCAGTTGTCCATCCTGAAAGCATCCACTGACTTTGCAACCCTGCGCGAGCGGATGCAGGCCATCGCCAGCGCCCTGGAAGAACAGGAGGCCATCCCGGCCATCAAGGCGCAGATGGTGCTGATTCAGTCGGTGGCCAGTGATGAATGGTGGGAAGACGTGACCGTGGCCATGCTGGAGGCGGCACGCAAGAAACTGCGCGCCCTGGTCAAGCTGATTGAAAAGGGCAAGAAGAACATCGTCTACACCGACTTTGAAGACGAATTGGGTACAGGCACGACGATTATGCTGCCGGGAGTGAGCACCGGCATGAATCTGGCCAAGTTCAAGGACAAGGCGCGCCAGTTCCTGCGTGCGCATGAAAGCCACCTGTCGCTGCAACGGCTGCGGCGCAACCAGCCGCTGACGCCGTCCGACCTGATTGAGCTGGAGCGGATGCTGGTGGAGGCCGGTGGCTCCACGGAAGTCATTGAGCAAGCCAAGGAGCAAAGCCACGGTCTGGGCATCTTTATCCGCTCGCTGGTAGGGCTAGACCGGGAAACGGCTAAGCTGGCCTTTAGCCAGTTTGTGGTGGGCACCACGGCCACGGCGAGCCAGTTGGAGTTCATCAACCTCATCGTCGAGGAACTCACTGAAAACGGGGTGATGGACCCGGCGCGGCTTTATGACTCGCCGTTTACCGACATCAACCCGCAAGGGCCGGAGGCGTTGTTTCTGCCCGCCAGGGTGACCGAGATGGTGCGGGTGCTGGAGGAGATTCGGGAACGGGCGGTGGCGTGA
- a CDS encoding thymidylate synthase, which translates to MFHCFDGVTADEVWRKAIAKLQSDESNSAGSRLGRMRELLHCALCIKDPRQRWVLSRRPAINPAFAIAEVIWILLGSDASNFLNFWNPVLPKYAGSGGTYHGAYGARLRTHFGLDQIERVYQILSANPESRQAVLQIWDSREDLPLSDGASRDLDIPCNLVGMLKVRAQKLEWLQIMRSNDVFLGTPHNLVQFTSLQEIIAGWLGIGIGSFSLVTDSLHLYEHDYDRCSMTKVPSTAISTDSIALSRQDFNRTLPLLEYATNEMRSEFLTPARLIDFVDTLGISEGWANYIYIVAADTARRRSWFDEMHIVANKCSNLALQAAWQAWLARCTEHQATQSHPANGVVA; encoded by the coding sequence ATGTTTCATTGCTTTGACGGGGTGACGGCTGACGAAGTGTGGCGCAAGGCGATAGCAAAGCTGCAATCCGACGAGTCCAATTCCGCAGGAAGCCGGCTTGGCCGCATGCGCGAGTTGCTTCATTGTGCTCTTTGCATTAAGGATCCCCGACAACGATGGGTATTGTCGCGTCGGCCTGCGATAAACCCAGCCTTTGCAATAGCTGAAGTGATCTGGATATTGCTTGGAAGCGATGCTTCGAATTTCCTAAACTTTTGGAATCCCGTTCTGCCAAAATACGCCGGCTCCGGTGGAACCTATCACGGCGCATACGGCGCTCGATTGCGCACTCATTTTGGGCTGGATCAGATCGAGCGCGTCTACCAAATATTGTCGGCCAATCCGGAGTCACGACAAGCTGTGCTTCAGATCTGGGACAGCAGAGAAGATTTGCCACTCTCGGATGGTGCTAGTCGCGATCTGGATATCCCGTGCAACTTGGTGGGCATGCTGAAGGTTCGAGCACAAAAGCTGGAGTGGTTACAAATCATGCGCAGCAATGACGTCTTTCTTGGCACTCCCCATAATCTTGTGCAGTTCACTTCGTTGCAAGAGATTATTGCTGGTTGGTTAGGCATTGGAATTGGGTCTTTCTCACTTGTGACAGATAGCCTTCACCTATATGAGCATGACTATGATCGATGCTCAATGACGAAAGTCCCCTCTACTGCCATAAGCACCGATTCAATTGCACTGTCAAGGCAGGATTTCAATAGAACTCTTCCCCTTTTGGAGTACGCAACGAATGAGATGAGATCAGAGTTTCTAACGCCCGCTCGCTTGATAGACTTCGTTGACACTCTAGGAATCTCCGAAGGCTGGGCTAATTACATTTATATTGTCGCGGCTGATACCGCTCGTCGGCGATCCTGGTTCGATGAAATGCACATCGTCGCCAACAAGTGCTCCAATTTAGCATTGCAGGCGGCTTGGCAGGCTTGGTTAGCTCGGTGCACAGAGCACCAGGCAACTCAATCCCACCCAGCGAACGGCGTTGTTGCATAA
- a CDS encoding TIR domain-containing protein has product MVRHIKNVFISHVHADDAGLGKLKTLLAKSGMDIRDSSINSSNPNNAKSPDYIKSEILAPQINWAGTLLVYVSPKTKDSDWVNWEIEYAVKQGKRIVGVWEHGTKDCEVPSALAEYADAMVGWNGNSIIDAIVDEVDKWETPDGGTCSPVALKRHPC; this is encoded by the coding sequence ATGGTAAGGCACATAAAAAATGTGTTCATCAGTCACGTTCATGCAGATGATGCAGGTCTGGGCAAGTTAAAGACGCTCCTTGCCAAAAGTGGCATGGACATCCGGGACTCGTCCATCAATTCATCTAATCCCAACAACGCGAAGAGTCCAGACTACATCAAGTCTGAAATACTGGCACCCCAAATTAACTGGGCTGGGACGCTGTTAGTTTACGTTTCCCCGAAGACAAAAGACAGCGATTGGGTGAACTGGGAAATTGAGTACGCCGTGAAGCAAGGGAAAAGAATCGTGGGCGTCTGGGAACACGGCACCAAGGATTGCGAGGTGCCTTCGGCGCTGGCCGAATACGCGGATGCGATGGTGGGATGGAACGGAAACTCAATCATCGACGCCATAGTTGATGAAGTTGACAAATGGGAAACACCGGACGGCGGGACTTGTTCCCCAGTAGCACTCAAGCGGCATCCATGCTGA
- a CDS encoding uracil-DNA glycosylase, with the protein MNVKAFFKLLEAINPPNVFNPYRDTCPIHDKVNGAQIRGRNLRKFLDASLSLRVDTIWMGRDLGYRGGRRTGIALTDEVHLPTVTARYSGCHLEKATRGEAVAERTATEIWSALTTVPEAPFLWNVFPLHPHEHDMQMTNRKFSRSELEQVEASNDLLISGLGIKRIIAIGQDAARYAERYCPNVIAVRHPSYGGVSEFRQGIEECYGLAPLTLSTSPHQKSLPF; encoded by the coding sequence ATGAACGTCAAGGCTTTCTTCAAGCTACTGGAGGCAATCAACCCTCCTAACGTCTTCAACCCATATCGGGACACATGCCCCATCCACGACAAAGTGAATGGGGCTCAGATCCGGGGGCGGAATCTGCGCAAGTTCCTGGATGCCTCACTGAGTCTTCGCGTTGACACCATCTGGATGGGGCGAGACCTTGGCTACAGGGGCGGACGTAGGACCGGGATCGCGCTGACAGACGAAGTGCATTTGCCGACGGTCACTGCACGATACTCTGGCTGCCATCTAGAAAAGGCTACTCGGGGTGAAGCCGTAGCTGAACGGACCGCTACAGAAATATGGTCTGCCCTGACTACAGTTCCAGAAGCTCCGTTCCTTTGGAACGTGTTCCCGTTGCATCCGCATGAACACGACATGCAAATGACAAACCGCAAGTTCTCTCGATCAGAACTTGAACAGGTCGAGGCCTCGAACGATCTCTTGATCTCCGGGTTGGGCATCAAGCGAATCATCGCCATCGGACAGGACGCAGCCCGTTATGCTGAACGGTACTGCCCAAATGTGATCGCCGTTCGGCATCCTAGCTATGGCGGTGTTTCGGAGTTCCGCCAGGGAATCGAAGAATGCTACGGGCTTGCGCCACTGACACTATCGACCTCGCCACACCAAAAATCGCTGCCCTTTTGA